ACATGGGCATGGCCAGCTGGAATAGGAAAGGAAGGTCAATGCTGGAGAAATCGTCAGACGCAGGAACCCAGGTTTCCAGGTCCCCAGGTCACAGAGAGACTGACACACAACCCCTGTCCCAGACAAAGGCGAGGGTGCACATGGACACAGacggcaggagagagaggaaagaacaagctgagcagaagaggggaaaaggaggagggaagagtgggGAAGAGGCTAGAGGATGccagatggggagagaggggggtGCAGGTGTGAGacgtggggaggggtgggggaggggagcaggggagagcaggatggagagagaggcagaggggcacCGGGCCCCAGCTGACCTGAACCTGAAGttgaggcggggagggggaggagggaggcaggaaggaccacctctgccctcaaggaggaaGGGCAGGCCCTCCACCTGAGCTGCCCCTATGGCCTTGCCTGCCTGgccaggcctcagtctccctccAGAGCCACAACTCTCTGGGGTCTCCCTTTATCCCCAGCACACTATGAGGTCCAGCAGAGGTCCTGGCCCAGTGCCCTGGAGAGAGTAGGGAGATCGGGGAGGTGGCAGCCTCGGACACTGTCCACAGCAAACCTGGCCTCATTGTCCCCTTCACTCCTCTGCTGTCTCTCAGCAGAAAGGGGAATCTCCCAGCCTGACCCTCCTGCAAAGAACAGGGAAGGTAGGACAAGGCTCTGCAGGAGCGCCCAATTCGGGGCCCAGGCAGGGTGCCCCCAGTGGGAAGTTAATGAACACCATTTGGGGTACCATGATGTGTTCCTGCTTCATTGCCCGCAGCGACAGGTTGGCACCACTTGGAGCCAAGTGGGGGCGACGAAGGGTGGCAGCAGCTCTATCAGATGGCTGGGCCTGCGGCCTGAGGAGCTGGAGTGGGGCACCGTCTCCACCGAGGCCCCTGCCAgggcccctctcctccaggagcAGACCCCATAGGCACCCAGGCGGGCAGTAGCATTCTTGTGTCCCAGTCTTGGTTTGGTGTCACCCCTCAAGCCCCACCGCAGACGCTCACTCCTACAAGGTGGCTCCTAACTGGGAAGGGCCTATGTGGTCACTTAACTCACTGGCCTCAATTTCACAGCATCAGAGAAAGCTGCGGTCAAACCCTTAAAGCTCCTCATCAACAGTGCAGTGGTGGGACTGCCCTCTTGACATCTGGCCGGTGGCCCCCAAGCTCCTGGGAGGGACGGGTCACTTTGCACATAGTGCAAGATGCCAGGTCCACTGCCCAAGGACACAGGGGTTAGCTCGCGGCAGGGCAGGATGATACTGCGACCAGATGGGCTCTGGTGGGTGGGCCACTGTGACTTTGTCCCCATTGCACAGGTGCCCCAGGACAAGGGCTGGCGTGTGCCTAGACCCTGCAAACCAGCTTTGGCCCACTTTTGCATTTCAGTCCCCTGACCCTCACCCTCCCATTCATCAGAGAAAGTCCCTTCATCCCTCAGTCTGTGTGGTGGCTTGGGTAAACCAAATCCCTCCCCTCATGCATGAGCGCATGcaattacacatacacacacacacaaacacacacacactgtgtgaCCTCCAAAACACCCCCACAGCTTGTTCTGGGCTTtgccctcccctcttttctcAGCCTATCAAATCCTGCCCCCTGCAGGAAACCCAGGCCTCTGGCTTAGAGGCCCCAGACCACTCCTCATGGCCTACCACCATGTATCCAGCCTATCAGAGGGCCCTGGACCCAGTCTCCCTTCTCCAGGTGACAGTCTGGAATTGAGCTGTCTGTCCTCAGCAGAATCCTCCGTCAAGGCAATAACTGGGTCATCTGAGAGGCACCAGACCCTGGACTTAGTATCAATGCAGGGgttggggcagagagagggaaaaactgGGTGAGAGGAGGGAGTCCCCAACAAGGTCAAAAGTCAGACATACAAAGGTGGCGCTACACACCACAAGCTCCCACACTCAGGCAAGCAACAGTCACCAGGGAGTTAGGGAGCACTGCTCCAAATCATGTGCTATTTTTTACCCAAAAATCAGGGTAAGGTGTCAAATATAGACAGTCAGAGGTCCAGGACTGAAAGACGAAACTCCACCTCTGAGGGGATCAGACAGCTCAGGGAactggttgtggtggtggtgggaggtcCTGATTGTCACAGTCGTCCCCATCTCTGTCCTCAGTGTCCCAAGAAACCCCCCATAATGCTCAATTCCCTCCCTCCAGGATCCCAGCGTCttcagaaggggagaggggaggggaaagggcttGTGAGGTcacagccctggggaaggggctagcCCTGGAGGGGAGTAGCACTTTTCAAGCCtcctggggtgggagatgggagaggaacAGAGGAACTGGGGCAGGTGAGAGGAAACGTGGGTAGCTTCAGTGTCTAGTAGTTATGGCAAGTGCGATCAAACAGATGAGGGTTTGGCTAGGGAAGGGTAAAGGCTTCCTTCCCCGGGCCACCCCCAGGAAGCCAACTTGGGCACATGAAGCACAGCTGAGCCTGGGGCGGTAAGAAAGAGCCATTAGGCTGAATGTGTCAGCCAAGAATGGAGGGTACTAAGAAGGAGGGGGTGGTGCTAGGGTTCTTCATTCTCCCAGGGGATATCCCCCCATCATCAGCACTGTTCTGAGGATCTCAGAGCAATGGTACAACCCACAAACCAATCACCAATAGTGGGGGGGGGCAGCTGAGGCACCCCTCAAAAAGGGACAGCTCCCACCCCTCCTTCAGGGAATCCAGAGAATGTGGCAAGAGCGCCTGCGGCCTGCCAAAGCCAAGAGCAAAAGCAGGAAGGCTGCTGCCAGGCACCTGGGGGTTTCCTagccccacctccttctcttccATACCCTGCTGAAGGCCTAGCCTCCTCAAAACCACAGAAAGTGCCTGCTCGCTGTGGAACCCTACACCCCCACCTTGGGAGCTGGCCCAGCACAGACCCCAGGGAACCGGCCTCCAGTCACATGGCTCCAGCCCAGCTCACCCTCACAGACATGCTTCCCTCTTTCACTTCTGCAAAGTTGGGGTGAGGGCTACAGGCAGTCAGGAGGAAGGGCCACAGTGGGTCCCCTGCACCTTCGTTTTGGGAAGTTCCAggttcctcccccacccctatgcAACTCCAGTGTAGGGGGTGTTTCTAAGCTCCCCTGGCCTCTCCTACCCAGAATGGAGTAAGGACCAAAGTGGGGAGGCTTTCCTgaggacatacacacacaccttcccACCGACCAAGCCGTGGCCTCTAGCAGCCTCTGGAGGGAGAATGACTGGGAAAGGAAGGCAAAGCAGGTGTCCCAGGGTGTGCGTGGGGCAGGGCGGGTGCGTCTAAGCGCTGGGCAGGGCAGCAGGCAGAGGAACCTGAGGGCAGGTCAGGGCAGGTCACCCTGTCTCAAGCCTGAAAATTTTCCCCTTCTGACAAACACCTGGAAGTCCCCCATGCCCCCCTCGGGGTGGTAACTTATGGGAAGGGGGCTGGGTGGCAGGGCTGACTCAGCCTGCCAAACCCGGCTGGCTGGTTGGCGAGGTGGGGGCGACAGCGTGCACGTGGCAGGGGCGgcgcgggggcgggagggggctcACTTACTTGGATGGGCGCCGTGCTGAAATGGATCTTCCGGCTAGGGGCCGGGTCCTCTTCCTCCGAGAGCCCCGGTATCTCCACGCAGCCCGATTCGGGCTCGTAGGGGGGCTCCCCCTCATCCTCGTCTTCTTCGTCGTCCTCCTCCAGGGCACTGCCCCCAGagtcctcccccagcccactgTAGGCGCTCACGTCCACCAAGTCAGCCTCCGAGAAATCCTCCTTCTTGGACTCGTCCGCCTCCTCGGGGGCCACGTCCGGGGCCCGGCCACTGCCTACCCCTCTCTCATGTGCCGCCACGGtcgcagcctcctcctcctccggggCCGCCTGGGCCTTCGGCTCCTCGGGCGCGGGGCTGGCGGTGGTTGCCAGGACGCTGCCATTCTCCAGGGCCGCGTGGACCGTCACCTCCGCCTGGATCACCTCTGCGGGCGCCGCCTCGGCCTCTGACTCCCcgctctcctccacctccacagGCTTAATCTTGCGCACCTCCCGGGGCTTGGGGGGAGGCCGGGCGGGGGCCACTCGGTGCTGCGGGGGCTGCTGCCCCCCGGGGCCGCGTTCCTTCTCGGCTGGGGCATCCCCCGACGGGGCGGGGGTCGGCGGGGGCGGCTGGAACACCCGGGACCGCTTGCTGACCAGCTTCGAGTTGACCTGGGGAGCCCCGGCGCCAGCGACCCTGGGCAGCCCAGGCCCGCGATGGAGGCCGGTCCTCGAGTCGGCCTTCTCAAAGACAGCACTGAGCTGGCTGACCGTCGGCGACACGGCGTCAGTGTCCAGCTTGTCCAGCGCCTCGGTGCTGCCGTTGAAGCGCACCACGACGTCCAGCTTCCGGTCCTGCAGCCCGGCGCGCTCCTGCCTCAGCAGCCGCCGCGCCGCGGCCTCCTTGTCGCCGCCCGCGGCCGCGGGGACACTCCGTTCGAACAGCTTCCGCGTCTCCTGCAGCCGGGACGGCGGgtgcggcggcggcgcgggctgCGCGGAGGGAGCGGGCTTGGAGTCGAAGCGACTCACGCGTTCCGACACGCTGGTGCCCAGCTTGAGCAGGGCGCTGTGGTCCACGTTCTCGTTCAGGCTGCTGGCCCGCGGCAGCGACAGGCGCACGCCGCGCTCCGGCGCCCGCAGGGCCTCGGTGgggcccgcgccgccgcccgccTCGCCCGGCGCGCCAGCCGTCGTGCCCATCTGCAGGAACATACTTTTGATACGGTGGACGTTGGAGCCATATTTCTTGTGGTGGGCCGCCTTGGGTGCCTCGTCGGGCCCGGGCGCGTCGGGAGGCTTCAGAGCCTGGATGCCCGCCTCGTAGGCGCTGCGGTGCGGGGAGGCGCTCCGGAGGGGACCCCCGGGCCCCCGCGGCTCCGTCTTCATCATAGTGGGGGGAGCCGGGTTCACATCCCCACGCTTCCCGCTCCCCCCTTCCAAAAGGCGGCTGGCCAATTCGAGACCACCGCCCCCTCctccagaaaaaaaggaactcCGAAAGGCCTTTTTTAGGCTCCCCTCAAACCAAGCTGCCAAAAACAGTTAACctcgctttaaaaaaaaaagggggggggggaatctcCGAGCGCCCTGTGTGGGTCGCCACCCCCAATCAAGCTGCTAAAGACAGCCAGCTCCTCTTACCAAGCCCGAGCGGCCTGGTATGGTCGCCCCCACCCAAATTAGAAAAGCGGCCGCCGGGGCCGGTGGGACCGCGCGCCCTGCCCGCGAAGCAGCGTCGGAGGCGCCGGCTCACATCGTCCGAGGCGGTGTCAGCGGGGCTGGTAGCCCGGGCGCCCCCAACCCCGGCCGGGGGCCTTGGTTCTCGGGGGGCCCGGCACCCAGGCGCCCATGGCTGTTCGGCCGGCCCGGACTGCTCCGCCGCCGcgccaccctccctccctccctcccccc
The sequence above is a segment of the Camelus ferus isolate YT-003-E chromosome 16, BCGSAC_Cfer_1.0, whole genome shotgun sequence genome. Coding sequences within it:
- the PPP1R9B gene encoding neurabin-2 — encoded protein: MMKTEPRGPGGPLRSASPHRSAYEAGIQALKPPDAPGPDEAPKAAHHKKYGSNVHRIKSMFLQMGTTAGAPGEAGGGAGPTEALRAPERGVRLSLPRASSLNENVDHSALLKLGTSVSERVSRFDSKPAPSAQPAPPPHPPSRLQETRKLFERSVPAAAGGDKEAAARRLLRQERAGLQDRKLDVVVRFNGSTEALDKLDTDAVSPTVSQLSAVFEKADSRTGLHRGPGLPRVAGAGAPQVNSKLVSKRSRVFQPPPPTPAPSGDAPAEKERGPGGQQPPQHRVAPARPPPKPREVRKIKPVEVEESGESEAEAAPAEVIQAEVTVHAALENGSVLATTASPAPEEPKAQAAPEEEEAATVAAHERGVGSGRAPDVAPEEADESKKEDFSEADLVDVSAYSGLGEDSGGSALEEDDEEDEDEGEPPYEPESGCVEIPGLSEEEDPAPSRKIHFSTAPIQVFSTYSNEDYDRRNEDVDPMAASAEYELEKRVERLELFPVELEKDSEGLGISIIGMGAGADMGLEKLGIFVKTVTEGGAAHRDGRIQVNDLLVEVDGTSLVGVTQSFAASVLRNTKGRVRFMIGRERPGEQSEVAQLIQQTLEQERWQREMMEQRYAQYGEDDEETGEYATDEDEELSPTFPGGEMAIEVFELAENEDALSPVDMEPEKLVHKFKELQIKHAVTEAEIQQLKRKLQSLEQEKGRWRVEKAQLEQSVEENKERMEKLEGYWGEAQSLCQAVDEHLRETQAQYQALERKYSKAKRLIKDYQQKEIEFLKKETAQRRVLEESELARKEEMDKLLDKISELEGNLQTLRNSNST